One genomic region from Chloroherpetonaceae bacterium encodes:
- the rplB gene encoding 50S ribosomal protein L2: MPVRNLKPRTPGSRFLSYASFEEITTDKPEKSLLVPIKSSGGRNNQGRVTSRGMGGGHKRFYRIIDFKRDKEAITAVVATIEYDPNRSARIALLKYADGEKRYILAPNGIKVGDKIESGANADIKPGNSLSLKNIPVGTEVHNVELKAGKGGQIARSAGGYVILVAKEGDYATLKMPSGELRKVRVECRATVGIVGNLEHENISYGKAGRSRWFGVRPVTRGMARNPVDHPMGGGQGKSKSGGGRQHPESPWGQNSKGLKTRRGKKASSKLIVRDRRAKKTA; encoded by the coding sequence ATGCCAGTAAGAAACTTAAAACCACGCACACCCGGGTCACGATTTCTTTCTTACGCTTCATTCGAAGAAATCACAACCGATAAACCTGAAAAAAGTTTATTGGTACCCATTAAAAGCTCCGGTGGGCGCAATAACCAAGGTCGCGTAACCAGTCGAGGAATGGGCGGCGGTCACAAGCGATTCTACCGCATCATCGATTTCAAGCGCGATAAAGAAGCAATCACCGCTGTTGTTGCGACGATTGAATATGACCCGAATCGCTCTGCGAGAATTGCACTCCTTAAATATGCTGACGGAGAAAAGCGCTATATCCTTGCGCCAAACGGGATCAAAGTTGGAGATAAAATTGAAAGTGGGGCAAACGCCGATATCAAGCCGGGTAATTCCTTATCCTTAAAAAATATCCCCGTTGGTACCGAAGTTCATAACGTTGAATTGAAAGCTGGTAAGGGCGGACAAATCGCGCGAAGCGCTGGTGGATACGTAATACTTGTTGCAAAAGAAGGGGACTATGCAACACTCAAAATGCCTTCTGGTGAGTTAAGAAAAGTAAGGGTAGAATGCCGAGCAACGGTTGGGATTGTTGGAAATCTTGAGCACGAAAATATTAGTTACGGAAAAGCAGGGCGGTCAAGATGGTTTGGCGTCAGACCGGTGACTCGCGGTATGGCAAGAAATCCTGTTGATCATCCAATGGGAGGTGGCCAAGGTAAATCGAAATCCGGTGGTGGACGACAGCATCCTGAATCGCCTTGGGGTCAAAATTCCAAGGGGCTAAAAACACGCCGTGGAAAGAAAGCCTCTTCAAAACTAATTGTTCGTGACAGAAGAGCAAAGAAAACTGCATAA
- the rplW gene encoding 50S ribosomal protein L23, with the protein MSTVLIRPILTEKATLLAEKENQYVFEVGDDASPNAIAKAIESRFSVTVTSVRTVNKKGKAKIQFTRKGVRAGRKSDERRAYVTLAKGNKIDYYGAQNTTAAAENK; encoded by the coding sequence ATGTCTACTGTTTTAATACGACCGATTCTTACTGAAAAGGCGACTCTGCTTGCAGAAAAGGAAAATCAATATGTATTTGAAGTTGGCGATGATGCATCTCCAAACGCAATTGCAAAAGCAATTGAATCACGCTTTAGTGTTACAGTGACTTCTGTCAGAACAGTCAATAAAAAAGGTAAAGCAAAAATTCAATTTACACGCAAAGGTGTACGCGCAGGACGCAAATCAGATGAGAGACGCGCCTATGTTACACTTGCAAAAGGGAATAAGATTGACTATTACGGCGCGCAAAACACAACTGCAGCCGCTGAGAACAAGTAA
- the rpsS gene encoding 30S ribosomal protein S19, with product MARSLKKGPFIQQRLIERVKQLNDKGQKKVLKTWSRASMISPDFVGHTIAVHNGKTHIPVYVTENMVGHKLGEFAPTRVFKGHSGAKVEKTASAPAKK from the coding sequence ATGGCTAGGTCGTTAAAAAAAGGTCCGTTCATCCAACAGAGACTAATCGAAAGAGTAAAGCAGTTGAATGATAAAGGGCAAAAAAAAGTATTAAAAACTTGGTCGCGTGCATCAATGATTTCGCCGGATTTCGTTGGTCATACGATAGCCGTTCATAACGGGAAAACACACATTCCGGTTTATGTCACAGAAAATATGGTGGGGCATAAACTAGGTGAGTTTGCACCAACACGAGTTTTCAAGGGTCACTCCGGCGCAAAGGTTGAAAAAACAGCCTCAGCACCAGCTAAAAAAT